The Geoalkalibacter subterraneus genome contains the following window.
GCGGACTCGTGTCTCGGGCTTTAAAGGTGCCGACGGCGCTGATTTCATCAGCGAATTCGTGCGGGACAACAGATGCGATTGTGACAGGCAACGCCTTGCCCGCCGCGTTCGGATCTTCATCTTTTTGCCATTGCTTCCTGGAAACTTGGACAGCCAAGAACGCAATAACAGCAGCCGCAATAGCAATGGATATATAGACTCCTCTTCGTCTCATTCGGCAGACTCCTTTTCCTTGATATCAGGCGGCTCTATCACCATTACGCCCACCGCTCGATGAAGGGCGGCAAGGGCAACGTTGTAATCAAAAAGAGCCTGTGTGTGATTCGCTTCAGCTCGACTTAAGGCCGTACGAACGTCCAGCACGTCGGTATTTGTGCCTTCTCCTGCCCGGTAGCTGGCTCTTGCCAGGCGGTAAGCCTCCCTGGCTGTCTTCAGTGCACTCTCAGCCGCATCGATATTCTTTTCTGCTTTTCCGAGGTCCAGGAAGGCTTGGCGCACTTCAAGACGAATGCGATCTGTCGTTTTATCTCGCTGGATTTTTACCTGAGCCCGTTGCGATCCCGCCTCTCTGACCTTGGCAGCGGTTTTCCCCCAATTCCAGAGGGGAAACTGCGCCCCTATTCCAACCGTCCAATGCTCTCCGCCTTCCAGATCCCGAAAATCGCCTTCCATATATTCGTAACGCCCTTCCAGGGCAATGGTAGGCAGGTATTCTCCCCTGGCCGCTTTAAGCGCCTGCTCCGCAGCTGCCATTTTGGAATCCATTGCAGACAGTTCGGGACGTTGCGAAAGGGCCAACTCGGTGAGAGACGAAAGATCCGCCCCCGGCCCGGGCGACCGCACCAAGGCTTCCGTCAAACGGACTGATTCTTCAAGGGGCATGCTCAGCAAGTTCTTAAGTGCAGAATATGCCAGGTCGACGGCGTTGTCAGCGCCATTCAGATCTTTGCGGGCATTGGCAAGTTCCGTTCGGGTGCGAAGCAGGTCAATTTCCGGATTCGCCCCTTTCTCCACCAGAATCGCCACGTCATGTTCATGCACATTGAGAAGATCGACGGCCTCCACGGCAACACCTTGAAACGCTTCGGCCAACTGTGCGGTCCGATAAGCGCGTGTAACCTGGAAAACGACTTCCTCTTCAACGGCCCTGTTCTCTTGAGCTTGAGCGTCTCGTGAATACTGGGATGCCTTGCGCGCCGCATTCAATCGCCCTCCCGTGAAAATGGGCTGCCGGATGACGAGCCCCGCCTTGTATTGATCACGATCCATGAAGGTCAATGATTGCGGTCCCATTGCAAAACTCAACTCCTCGTCCAGTCGTGTATAGGAAGCCTCCGCCCCCAAAAATGGGAGCATAGCCGATCTGGCCTGAGTTATCTTTGTATTGGCTTGAGTCAGGGCTTCCCGTGTAAGGCGGATATCGTAATTCTGTTGCAACGCTATTTTCAGGCAATCGCTTAACGAAAGGTGTATATTGCCATCCTTTTCGAGCTTGCGAAGCTCCTCAACGGGAGCAGAGGGACGATTGCCTTCTATTTCCGGCGATTTTTCGGCGATTGCATCGGAATGGCCGTGCAACGGCTCGGCGGCAGCGCTAATAGAAATACAACCCGCTGTCAGCAGCAATCCACCTCCCACCAGAAGCATAACCATGGTGCGAGCTGTTATCCTTAAGGCTTTTTTCATTCGGCCATCACCCCTTTGAGAAACATGTCACTGATCACCGGGGCATTCGCCTTGTATGAATGCCGTTCCGGATCTTCCAGCCAACAGAAGAGAAAAGCGTTGGTGATTCCCTCCAGGGCCACGGCCATATAGTAGGGGTTCAGATCGCGAAGCACGTTTTTGCGAATACCTTTTTCCAGTGTCGAAGCCAGTTGCTCTACCAGTTCGTCATAAAGCTTGCGAATGTCCTGATCGAGACCGGCCTTGATGTTGAAACTCGCACCCCGCGTTTCAGCAAAATAGAGCCGCAACGTGGCAACGTCATCGGCAAAGATCCCCGCTTTAGCGGAAATGTAGTCTTTGAGAATAGTCAGGACGTCACCTTCCCTCGAAAGGACTCCGCTCAGGGTATGATGATATTCCGCTGCCTTTTCCATCATGAGGGCCTTGTAGAGGTGCTCCTTGTTCTTGAAGAATTTGTAAAGCGTTCCGATGGCAAACTCTGCTCTTTCTGCAATCTCGTGCATGGATACGTTGTGGTATCCTTTCTTCGAGAAAAGCTCGAGTGCAGCGGCAAGCATCTGCCGACGATGTCTGCGTTTTTCTCTTTCCCGACGTGGGAGCTTCTCATCTTGCATTGCCTGACCTCCGTTTCCTTGGCAGCATAGAACATTTAAAAACGTGACGGCATGTTCATTTTATGACGTTATATTCTAACCAATACGCGCGTTGGCTCCTTGTGTCAAGCGGAAAACCAATAATCCGGATAAGGCCGCAAAGATCGGTTCACGGGCGTAACCACTGGCCACTGGCGACTCTTTCCGCGTAAGGCGGGCATGGAATCCAATAGGTCCAGGCTGGAATCGAGGTGCGACCGCATAGCACCGCCACCATCACCCGCTGGTACATGCTGTGCCCGCCGGGCCGGAAGCCTTCCAGCCGGTCGATGGGCGGCAGGTCGCGTTGCGGGTCGGTGAAGGTCACCAGCTCTCCGTGGATCAGATTCCAGTCGCCGGTCGGGCGTCCGAAGCACGGCGTGCCGATCTCCTGCTGTCTGCGGGCGTCGGCCAATGGATCAACACTGCCCCGGGCCAGGATCAGGCCTTCCGGCACCTCGATGGCCGGGAACCCGGCGTGGAGATGGTAGAGCCTGCCCCAGACCACGGCCTGTTCGATGCTGCGGGCCTGGGCGCAGAAGCGCTGATGGTTCCAATAGCCCCGTTTCAGGGTGCCGTAAACGAAGAGCCGCAACAATTGCTGATTGGGGATTTCGCAAGGCAAATTTGTTCTAATTGCATCCAGCAGCCGAGCGCCTGCTCCTTGTATTATCGGTCATTCGCAGGTAGTCGAAGACGGCGCGGGGGTTCATGGCGAGCATCCTCATTTTCTGCGCAACGCTGCCGACGCTTTTTGATTTAATCAGACCGACCGCGAAGCGTCGGAGCCGGGTGATGTTTTCCGGCCCATGGCCGGTGCGT
Protein-coding sequences here:
- a CDS encoding TolC family protein, which encodes MKKALRITARTMVMLLVGGGLLLTAGCISISAAAEPLHGHSDAIAEKSPEIEGNRPSAPVEELRKLEKDGNIHLSLSDCLKIALQQNYDIRLTREALTQANTKITQARSAMLPFLGAEASYTRLDEELSFAMGPQSLTFMDRDQYKAGLVIRQPIFTGGRLNAARKASQYSRDAQAQENRAVEEEVVFQVTRAYRTAQLAEAFQGVAVEAVDLLNVHEHDVAILVEKGANPEIDLLRTRTELANARKDLNGADNAVDLAYSALKNLLSMPLEESVRLTEALVRSPGPGADLSSLTELALSQRPELSAMDSKMAAAEQALKAARGEYLPTIALEGRYEYMEGDFRDLEGGEHWTVGIGAQFPLWNWGKTAAKVREAGSQRAQVKIQRDKTTDRIRLEVRQAFLDLGKAEKNIDAAESALKTAREAYRLARASYRAGEGTNTDVLDVRTALSRAEANHTQALFDYNVALAALHRAVGVMVIEPPDIKEKESAE
- a CDS encoding gamma-glutamylcyclotransferase family protein; amino-acid sequence: MPCEIPNQQLLRLFVYGTLKRGYWNHQRFCAQARSIEQAVVWGRLYHLHAGFPAIEVPEGLILARGSVDPLADARRQQEIGTPCFGRPTGDWNLIHGELVTFTDPQRDLPPIDRLEGFRPGGHSMYQRVMVAVLCGRTSIPAWTYWIPCPPYAERVASGQWLRP
- a CDS encoding TetR/AcrR family transcriptional regulator, coding for MQDEKLPRREREKRRHRRQMLAAALELFSKKGYHNVSMHEIAERAEFAIGTLYKFFKNKEHLYKALMMEKAAEYHHTLSGVLSREGDVLTILKDYISAKAGIFADDVATLRLYFAETRGASFNIKAGLDQDIRKLYDELVEQLASTLEKGIRKNVLRDLNPYYMAVALEGITNAFLFCWLEDPERHSYKANAPVISDMFLKGVMAE